A single window of Jiangella alkaliphila DNA harbors:
- the hisB gene encoding imidazoleglycerol-phosphate dehydratase HisB, translating into MSRTAKVERATSESKVSVELDLDGEGRHDIATTVPFYDHMLTALARHSLIDLTVRSEGDTHIDVHHTVEDTAIVIGQALREALGDKVGIVRYGEATVPLDEALAHAVVDVSGRPYFVHSGEPAGQEYVLIGGHFTGSLTAHVLESLAHHGGLTMHVRVLGGRDPHHIAEAQFKAVARALRTAVAIDPRERGVPSTKGAL; encoded by the coding sequence ATGAGCCGCACCGCGAAGGTCGAGCGCGCGACCAGCGAGAGCAAGGTCAGCGTCGAACTGGACCTCGACGGCGAGGGCCGCCACGACATCGCCACGACGGTGCCGTTCTACGACCACATGCTGACGGCGCTGGCCCGGCACTCGCTCATCGACCTGACCGTAAGGTCCGAGGGCGACACCCACATCGACGTCCACCACACCGTCGAGGACACCGCGATCGTCATCGGCCAGGCGCTGCGCGAGGCGCTCGGCGACAAGGTCGGCATCGTCCGCTACGGCGAGGCCACCGTCCCGCTGGACGAGGCGCTGGCGCACGCCGTCGTCGACGTGTCGGGGCGCCCGTACTTCGTGCACTCCGGCGAGCCGGCCGGGCAGGAGTACGTGCTGATCGGCGGCCACTTCACCGGGTCGCTGACGGCGCACGTGCTGGAGAGCCTGGCGCACCACGGCGGCCTGACCATGCACGTGCGCGTGCTCGGCGGCCGCGACCCGCACCACATCGCCGAGGCCCAGTTCAAGGCCGTCGCGCGGGCGCTGCGCACCGCCGTCGCCATCGACCCGCGCGAGCGCGGCGTGCCGTCGACGAAGGGCGCGCTGTGA